In Argiope bruennichi chromosome 4, qqArgBrue1.1, whole genome shotgun sequence, the sequence ttaaaataccGATGATCAAGAATTTCAAACCGGTAAATAAGTTGAAGGAAAATCATTATGGTTATTGCTATCAACTCCGCGGCCATGAGTTTTAAACagaaacttcaatttaaaattttgtttcagaaatatatcaaaattaccTTTTGATAGCTTTtattaaaagatgaattattgaatttttatttgtgcttGTTCCCTTTGACTGTTGCATTTTGGTAAAATGACATTGATAGTCGAACTATAACTTTAAAAGGaatgaagtaaaaagaaagcTACAAGAGGAAAAATCCACTCTAAAGGAAAGATTTTAGAAACACTTTACACAAGTCTCAAAATAAAAAGCGATTAGCGAttagttgaatatttaatatctagTTATAGCCTCAATGCAAGTATTATTGCTGGTTTTTAAAGGAAAGTCAAACacagaaaattagatattcaTATAATTAGCTTTTtggaaagttattaattttaatgcacaaaataaaattaagatctaATCTCATTCATTTAATTTCCAGTTCAAGTGCGGTTATACAAAATTCCTTACTTTCTTCAATTTGAGAGTCCATAGTCTCAATCTCAAGAACTTTTCCTGGtagtgtatttttacttattttctcaGACAAGCAGTAAATTTGCTACAATTTTGGAATCTCGATAGTAGATGCATTTCAATTGCACAAGCACGATTGCCTTTAAAGTTCctgtagaaaaattttgattgcatATATCACATTAACGTTtacaaggaattaaaataatccaaataacAATATTGGCAGCTATTGTAACAGTGGAGGTTGAAACGATGGCTTATATGCTTTTCTATTGTTGATAGTAATGTATAATGCTTGTATGGCCAAAAAGCCTAACGAATTGGAGAAATTTCAGCCAAGGTAAAATTCATATTGCAATTCTAGGAAGGATATTACAACATTAAGgatattattaaaaggatattacaacattaagaattttaaagaggatcatgcattatcttaaaaattctttaaacgttTATAGACAATCACCAGgtaaatgctaaaatattctaaattcatatGAGAACACGTATaagagtatatattttatataaaagctaaatataacgtataaaagctaatattttatatttaatattaaatattttatatttaaatggataTTGAGAGTTGTCGAAGCTTTTACACTATATTTACATTTGCATGCGTTTCTGAATTCGagtgcaacattttttaaaaagacaattcaaGGTGAAAATCGTTTCAGGGCTCTTAGTGTCTTAAAGCAGTTTTGTGCTGCGCACAGAAGAAGCGAGAATTTTATGTCTCCtagttttcattaaattgatGTTCATACGATTCCATCAAAAACGAATGATTAGAGATTCACATTTTTACCCATTAATTTTATCGTTACGTTATTCATCCAATGGGTAGAATCTTGCAGAATTGAATTCCACCTCATTTCCTACTCTGCCATGTTTGCATACATTGTAAATAATACAAGCTACACTACCTTGCATAGCTTTCTGAGCATATACTGCCAATCATTTCGTGAATGGTAGAATCCTCCACTTCTCCTCAAAACGAGCGAGTGATCAGTCGAAAAGATGCCAAGATAGACAAGTTCCTCCATTGTGCTTAGTATTGCTCTAGAATTCGAAGGATCATACCATCTAGAGATAAGTCATCGTAACACGATTTAAGCATCTATGAGTTCTTTATTACATACTCTACATAATGACTGAAGGAATTAAAAGCTactaataaagataattcaaagtcagttaaaaaaaaatctagaagcCAACCGATGAACTCGCTAGCAAAGCTAATCGATAGGCTTCAGGGAAAAGTGCTACATGCATAAAAAACTCACACCTAGGGCAGGGACTTCTAGGGCAGGGACTTCACTCACACCTAGGGCAGGGACTTCTAGGGCAGGGACTTCACTCACACCTAGGGCAGGGACTTCACTCACACCTAGGGCAGGGACTTCACTCACACCTAGGGCAGGGACTTCACTCACACCTAGGGCAGGGACTTCACTCACACCTAGGGCAGGGACTTCACTCACACCTAGGGCAGGGACTTCACTCACACCTAGGGCAGGGACTTCACTCACACCTAGGGCAGGGACTTCACTCACACCTAGGGCAGGGACTTCACTCACACCTAGGGCAGGGACTTCACTCACACCTAGGGCAGGGACTTCACTCACACCTAGGGCAGGGACTTCACTCACACCTAGGGCAGGGACTTCACTCACACCTAGGGCAGGGACTTCACTCACACCTAGGGCAGGGACTTCACTCACACCTAGGGCAGGGACTTCACTCACACCTAGGGCAGGGACTTCACTCACACCTAGGGCAGGGACTTCACTCACACCTAGGGCAGGGACTTCACTCACACCTAGGGCAGGGACTTCACTCACACCTAGGGCAGGGACTTCACTCACACCTAGGGCAGGGACTTCACTCACACCTAGGGCAGGGACTTCACTCACACCTAGGGCAGGGACTTCACTCACACCTAGGGCAGGGACTTCACTCACACCTAGGGCAGGGACTTCACTCACACCTAGGGCAGGGACTTCACTCACACCTAGGGCAGGGACTTCACTCACACCTAGGGCAGGGACTTCACTCACACCTAGGGCAGGGACTTCACTCACACCTAGGGCAGGGACTTCACTCACACCTAGGGCAGGGACTTCACTCACACCTAGGGCAGGGACTTCACTCACACCTAGGGCAGGGACTTCACTCACACCTAGGGCAGGGACTTCACTCACACCTAGGGCAGGGACTTCACTCACACCTAGGGCAGGGACTTCACTCACACCTAGGGCAGGGACTTCACTCACACCTAGGGCAGGGACTTCACTCGCCGAATTTTTCtacctaaatttaaaatattgaacagTACTTAAAGAATATTTACGATTTTAGAAAGTAAGATTTCTTATTGCAATTTATGGTCACTGGAGGAAAATGTGTTAGGGGTCTTACAAAGTGAAAAGAAGGTCCGtctattatgaagaaaatatgaaataaaaagcctTATAGAAACACGAGTTCAAATGTCCATCTCCAGAAGATAGTCTTTCGAATACTAGCGAAATATTAAGCACCATGAAGGTGTCTAACTTGGCACAACCTTTTCCTCTGATCACTGTTGCACGCCTTAAAGTGAGATGGAGAGTTCCAACCAATCCATGGAACAGTTAGCTGTGTATGTTCAGAAAGCAATGTAAAAGGATTTTAACTAGTATTATCTGCACTGCATGCGAACAATGACAAATGGAAAAATGAACCAGTTTTGCAGATTCTCCCCAAAATGGATaaagaaaagatgaaagaaaTGGATAGAAATCTTCAACtctcattcattttaaaatgcaatacttTAAACATCAAAACTATTAAAGCtaactgaataaatttataatcgaCTAGCGGACCACACATGGTCAAACATTTCCATTTGTAGATTCTGTAATTCCTTGAAACTACCAAGTGTTTTGCAAAAAGTGCGGTTCTTTTCATAAGCCAAATTCTTATTACAAATCGTTGTTTCCGAATTGCTCTAGGTTTTTTAAGGAATTCTCAACTTATTtaacatttagaataatttctgGGTATCCATTATATATACCGATTAAGGGAAATTTTCGGGGATTTCGACTGACTTGCTATTCTATATCTAATCAGAATATAAAATCGCCTAAAGCCTGTATCTAAATAATTGAGATTTGTTGAGGCTTCTAGAGAATGCGCTACTTTAATTGCTCGTCTTGCCCTATCTAATTAGTTTGGAAGCTTCagacattttttactttaatatgaaaggctaaaaaatattgcatctttCCATTGATTAAAGTTTCAGTAAGAAAAATGCCTATGAACTAGCGCGTGGCTGTTTTGATGTGCGATTTGGGAGATGTTCTGAGCTAATCATAGGACGTTTAGATCCTTGCGAAATTTAGGCGACTTGAGTTCGCTCCAAAACTTTCGAGTCCATATTAAAGTGTCAAAATTTTACACGTGCTAAGGCAAATCTGTTTTAAGAGCCAATTAGTACCGTTGCGGAGTATTGTTATATGAATAGGGGTTGATCTTTCAAGAAAAACTACATCATGTCCAGCTGGTCTTCTCTCGAGGCATGAATCGTTGAATTTAGTTTCCCCTCAACTTCAACAGGGCACTCTTATTTCGATATTAAGTAATTGCTAGCAAAACCGATTCTTTAATATATtccttcaattttcaaattttatactcaataatttctgaaacatttGTACTATAATAAAATTGGTTTCTTAATTTAGTGTTGTAcagattttaaactaaaatcgCTACCATCCTGTATTAATTTGTTCAGAAGTTTGAAAATTATCTCccttgaatgatttaatttcacgCTTTTTTGCACATATACAAATCTTtcatttgagaatattttatcaGAACAATCATGTGAGGCTGACGAGAAAATTCTATACTATTCTTATATAATCGCCTCAAATCCCACTCAGGCTTCTTGCCTCCCCCCCCCTTAAGAAATCGCTATTGTGCAACACAATCTACACTAAACACCGTCTTTACTGCCGACAATTTTATCCGGATTCTCATTTTTATAAACCATCACAGTTTAACACTTTTCTTCCGATTTTTACTGAATGTGGAAAGCAATTACTTACATTTTCCGAATCAATATATCATTTTAAGTATTAAGATATCTCCAAATATAATGAAACGAATTCCATAAACATACCACCCTCTTTACAATCAATTCCTTCCCATCACCCATTTACTTGAAGCTAATTCTCAATACgtaaattttagatttgtttatATTCGATTTAATACcaataaattatttagagaaaCATAGAAGAAAAAGGTATAGTGGAAGTTTTAATAAACTTAGATGGGAACAAATGCCTGAAAAGGTTCTTTCTGATCTCAAATGGcagatattttaatgaagttcTATTATAAAATGGGTAACAAGCTCGGCTCATTTTGTTGCGATATAGAGGGGAGGGGAGGAACCTAGTTTCTGATAATGAAATGGACTATATTTGAAGTTATCACCCTGATAAGTTTTATAGCAATGATTGTTTTTGATCTGAAGAATCTGGTTCAATGAAGAAACTTTAAATAACACgattaaatttctacatttattacaAGCTGAAAACTAAAGGTAGATTATAAAAAGGGGAGTAAAATAGATTCTGAAGAGAGCCTTTCATATGAAGCATTCAACAAATGTGTGGCTTTGCATAAGAATAATTTAGTTaacaaagaatcaaaataaaaatgccgTTAAAGAAGTGAAGGCCAAGTAAAAACAGTTAAATGACtgagcatttcatttttttgaaatacagatAATGATCCTGATGGTTAGATGAGCAACCTAAACATAACTAATATGAAACTTTGGTAATGCACAATATCGAAAGTATCAAAAACTGTAGATGCTCGCTGAAAAAGATTTCAGTAACTTCTATGAATTACACGATTCTCGAACCTTCCATTTGAATCCGAACCTTCATTGACCCGGTCAAAGTATTTGGAGAAGAGATTGTTAAAAAGGGATTCTGACTGGGGAACTTGTATAAATTGTGTCGCGAGCCCAATGATTTTCCAGGTTTTATAATAAACCCTTTGAATCCAGTTCCTTTTGAACAACCATTACTTTAAGGCTTAAATTTGGTTTTTGAAAAGGCTTAGAATTCggaattatctgaaaatttcctTCTTAAAGCAATGAGATTACTTCTGTACTTCTGTTTGTATTAGAGTATAATTTTTTGAGTGCAAAGTTAATTGCTCTTTTCCCGGAACATACATCGACATCTCTTTTGATCTTTAACCGAATATATTCCTACACAAAAGCCTCACCTCCCGGGGGTATcacgaaatgaggatgagatgcctAAAGCCTGATGGTTGGATGTCGCCACCCTAGAGCATACATAAATAGGTGGGATCTGgcacctcccatcgatgatgcgACGTAGTTCCTCCGGAAAGAGTTGTACcatggtcggtgatggcccttagaacacaactatagttcccgccaatgttgctgttccGGGGGTCAGGTCACTCAGTATTTATTCTTGTGCCTTCGAGCGGATTGGAGAGTCAGTGATGACTACACAAAGCATCACATCTAATTTCTGCAGATTTCGAGACTTTTCTAAAGTTGCAGGAAAGaatataaatcttattatataaataagtttgcATTGCCAACTGCAATTTTTGGAACTCGTAAAATATAATGGAGAAAGTTAAGCTGTATTTGGAACAAGTTGCATACAACCAAGCaaaaaccaaatttcaatcgATTTAGATTTGGAATTAAGCCAATATAAATTCCACAAACTCTTCCTATTACGAGATTACCCAACACAGCACCACTCCAAACCTTTTAAGCTATGCCAACTTATTTCTTAAGACCAGCATCTACTCTACAGATTAATAAAATCGCAACTCAATTTCCTCGATCACCGGGAGAAGCGTACCTAAGTAAGAGCTTAAGTAGAGTAATAACGCCAAGGATTAAAATGAGAAACTGCATTATAATAGACGGACTATTCTGGCTGCAAAATTAGTGTTCAAGTTGTTTGTCGCAATTCCCTTTCCAACAGAGGTGAAAAAGCATAATGGCTCCATTGAGGCTGAAATTATAAGTGCAAATATAGATCCAAACTTTGCCACATTTACAAGACTATTCTAATGGTGAATTCAGATCCATTGGAACAGATATATTCAAGGTCCAAAGATAGGGAAAAACAAGATGAAACTGGAGGACTGCATTTTCCAGCAAAGATGCGTTAAAAGGTAGTAATTGATCTATCTTACAGTAAATATGCATGTTGTATGTAACCATCAGTTAGGCATATTTTGCTTCAAGTCTATGAAGAATTGATTTAGTTACTGCAGCATTCAAAATGATTCCAATATTAGGCATAATAGGCAActcgttttttttaaagctgcaaaTTATGTATACATGGCGAGCAAACAAAGCGAGATATTGAATGAATTCgatgcatttttaattcaaatagttttaatcatttttgccaaccgttaaatcaaattttactttaattaaaaaggagttgaagaattttagaaattgaatagaaatatttcagttaaatacTCAATAAATACTCCAGATAAACTATAAACTTTTGGAATACAAGAATAAAGCTTCAAATTCAGAAATTGAAGCATGCATCAAGCATTTGAATTTCCATTTCTAAAACAAGTTTGTATGAATAGACATGACGATTCACATCTCATTTTCAGGTAAAACTTAACTTTTACAATCACCCACCCTTACTACGCTCAATTTGagcattttatacaaatttgtttCTGTATACGTCAGCAACTCAAGCAGTTTACATTTTTCAAGGTTTCAGTCAATTTAAACAGGTTTAGCTTCCaagtgcaataatttaattttcatttaatacaacACACATATTACAAAACTTTCCAAGATTTCTATATAGGAGTTGATGTGCAGCAAAGCTACTcggcaaaaaataaattaatagcacAAATTCAAGTTATATAAACTATCAGCTAGATTATCAAGAATAAAGCTGCACTTAATCTCATTACATTACATACCACAATGGAGCAGTTCATCAACCCTGTAAGATctattgaattagaaattttaacaagCTTGTACCGCTCGATTGTAGAACGAACGAGattgaaagtaatttaatatacCAATTTTAAGTGTTCATTTTTCATAACAGTAATTAACTTGAAATAAACTAAATGTAAATTTCAAGAAGTTATTTTAGACAATAAAGTCATTGACCATAACAAAGTTTCAAACAAATGATTGGAACTGCTGATCTCTACGAGTTTATTTAACTTCAGCAAAGATTATAAATCTATAATCTTTAGAGTACGCAACTTTAGATCTTTTAACACACTTATCCGCTTCTCAGGGAAGTAGACttgcaacaattttttaaaaatagaaagcaaaacaaatttaACGTTgcatcacttaatttttttatatatacgatTTTCTATGGTAGTCCTAAATAACACCATTTTGAAAGACCTGAAATTATTTTGAGCTTTGTTCTATAGGTACTCTTAACCATTTTTTCTGTTCCAATCAGGAATATATCCTGTTATTTTTCCGAACTTGTGTAAAATTCAATTGGTAAGCCGAGTGTTTAACTTAAAATAGACGATGATTAATATATTAAGtgttcatttacaatataatCTTTACttctatttatgtttttaaatggaTTGCAATTAAAtagatttgtattgaatttttcaatcgacaatgttttaaattttgtattagtgTACCAAATTACATGCTTAATTGTATCCgataaacataaaaatcaaaattcgattttataaatttccGGAGCTAAAACGGGTGGATAATTTGTAGTTTTCTGCTGAGCTCAAACCAatgcagaaaagaattttaatttggatTCAGTTTATCAGAAAATTGTCATTCACCTAGATTAACCGTTAATTTCGATTTACAGAGTAGagccttttaaattaatttaattacgaGGTCTAAAAATTCAGGAAGTTGAATGAGCGCATTTATAGTTGCATTGATATCAActataatttcatgaatttaatatGTTTAGTGTATACTCGGCAATCATTGGAATGGAGAGAAGATCGTTTCCAAAAGCTATAACTTTTGGCGCTGCATAATTGATATTTGATTTCGGTTTTCAATGCGCATAGCAGTAAAAATTATCGGATTCATTTcccagaaaaatttatattctaattatatcTTTATGGAATCGATGCTCTAGAAGATCATCCTTATATTCAGTGAATTATGCATCtgattagaataaaaagaaatttagtatactaaaatttattcaagagAACAGCAAACTGGAAGGCAAAATTCCTTAGTTGTAATAACACGTAAACTTACGTTGGTGCAAAGTGCAGTGAATGTGTTGTAAGAATCAAATCACAAATctctaattaaaatagaatacttCGCTAGTGACTTGATTTTAGCAGATTCGTGCATTTGTAAAAACTTAcgctttaataaataaagtttaaaattgaagTTGGAGTTTCTCGTGAAATTACTATTGAGATTTAACTTAATGAAGCATAAATGTTTGACAACACAATGCCAACTAGTTATTCTACACTCGAATGAATATTCAGAAGCTACCGagtaaaatatttacagaactcttataaaaaatatccgagagtttttttttttttgaaagccaatattttttaatgttttattacattACCTAGATAAAAATTCTTTCGGTTTATCAACATTCCATAAGATTTCTACTTGATGAACGGAAATGAGAATTGCTATATCAACGATAGGAAACTAAAACCgattattcatttcactattttCAGCTTATGTTTCCAGAGTTGAAAATATAAGATAAGCCCCTTTATAAAACGAAGTGTAGTGGGGAGCCTAGAGTTTAGCTATCGCATGCCCTTCCTCTCACCAGCCGGCTGGCACCTATCCCGCCCACCACTTATCTCCAAATATGAAAAGGCCGTATCTCCTCTATACTATCCTATCTGAGGATTTATAAATAAGGTCCCAAACCTGAAAAATATTCCCAGTGAATCCGTATACAAACAAAAAACTTGCAAACCGATTTCTTAACTCAAGAAAATAAGATGCATATTAGTTAGATGttagtttgataaaatattaatcaagtgTTTCTATCTAAAAATGCCCCAACTTTTATTTGACAGTATCCGAGCTTCCTGGATTCATTCCCATAGTTTCCTGAAAGCCATCGCACTTGGCGTCGAAACCCATTGTTGAAAAAATCTTGCCCTGTATTCCTAGAGTATCTTACACTTCAGTTTTATAAAGTTTTACCTCCTACTTTCAACACTgaaaaaatcagattttcaaaCTAATTGAATTCGCAGTTATTCAATATGACGAAATTAGTTTGCTTTAGCACCGAACCATTTAATTTACACTTACGCGAAGTTTAATCTCGCGCAAGATTTCAGAGGCGTAGGAAAGATATCTGCATGGAGTTTTGCCTCCTTTGCGTCCTGTCTATTAACGCGCTTCATGGTTGAagttaatatctaaaattacaattttctataCACGAACTCAACTCAGTTTTAGCGGAATGCTCAAATATTCATACTGATGTAGAATAACTAATCAGTACTGCTTGACTAATAATCGATTCCATTGCAATTGTTATTGTAGCATTAGCGAATTTACATTTCTAGCTAAAGTCAATTTGTTTAAATGGGATAATTAAACTGAATCCAATTTTACatccattttaatatattacttggGTAGACGTTTATTTGTAAAGTATGatgtatgaaatatgaatttctatTACGAAAGAGGGTCTTGTTctttaacagttaaaaaatacCGATGTACTTGCCAGATGCATAAAGGTTCTGAACTCGCATGCAAGCGAGATATAATTGATATCACAGCGGCAAAGAAGCTTTCACATGcagaattaacattaaattatccAGCAATTAACTTATGTTATAATTATGCAATACTGACGGTTCTATGAATTTGCTGCATTTACATAATTCAACATTCATAATTAGATTCTGAACGGCTACATTTAAGTTTCGTATTTTTATTTGGACATGCATTCGGTTTGAGCTTCCTGTTTGTAAATTCGAAGCCTTGTTTCAATTTTGTagcttgaataataaaatttcatgaagatAGTTTAATAGACAAAAAGTTAATTTGTGGTTGCTATTGGATTCTGGATCGGATAATGATCATGCGTTTGGGCATGAATTTTAGCGAGACAACTGTAGGaaccttaatatttttaatgataactgATATAAAGGGTTGTGAACATGCTCCAAAAATACTCGATACTTTCCAATCTTAATAcatctaatttaaatgaaaaatatatcaccTATTACAGGCAAAGATTCCGTTTAGGCTTATTTACAGAGAATTGATGCTCCAAGTTTTACGATGTTGGAAATGACTTGGCAATAATAAATCCCAGACTTGAACACATTTTGAAGAATG encodes:
- the LOC129966365 gene encoding uncharacterized protein LOC129966365 produces the protein MVQLFPEELRRIIDGRCQIPPIYKNSASEVPALGVSEVPALGVSEVPALGVSEVPALGVSEVPALGVSEVPALGVSEVPALGVSEVPALGVSEVPALGVSEVPALGVSEVPALGVSEVPALGVSEVPALGVSEVPALGVSEVPALGVSEVPALGVSEVPALGVSEVPALGVSEVPALGVSEVPALGVSEVPALGVSEVPALGVSEVPALGVSEVPALGVSEVPALGVSEVPALGVSEVPALGVSEVPALGVSEVPALGVSEVPALGVSEVPALGVSEVPALGVSEVPALGVSEVPALGVSEVPALGVSEVPALGVSEVPALGVSEVPALGVSEVPALGVSEVPALEVPALGVSEVPALEVPALGVSFLCM